The following proteins are encoded in a genomic region of Amphiura filiformis chromosome 11, Afil_fr2py, whole genome shotgun sequence:
- the LOC140163512 gene encoding piggyBac transposable element-derived protein 4-like — protein MELAKSLLQKRTYLTGVIKMNGKDLPTSLSPNPNKNPRSKVIKAMNRTRRGTFYSRQKGDCTYVLWKDSKIMSLLSTGHNAYRNKDEDRVQRSFSIDGVEKRDKHMIPAPKQAVDYNKFMGGVDLSDQL, from the coding sequence ATGGAACTTGCAAAATCATTGCTGCAAAAAAGAACATATCTCACAGGTGTCATCAAAATGAACGGAAAGGATTTGCCTACTAGCCTCTCGCCTAACCCCAACAAGAATCCGAGATCCAAAGTCATTAAAGCCATGAACAGAACGCGAAGAGGAACATTTTACTCCAGGCAGAAGGGAGATTGCACTTATGTCTTGTGGAAGGATAGCAAGATCATGTCACTCTTATCGACTGGCCACAACGCATACAGAAATAAAGATGAAGATAGAGTTCAGAGAAGTTTCTCTATTGATGGCGTGGAAAAAAGGGATAAGCACATGATACCTGCACCTAAGCAGGCAGTGGACTACAATAAGTTCATGGGCGGGGTTGATCTGTCAGATCAACTCTGA